The Hahella sp. HNIBRBA332 genome window below encodes:
- a CDS encoding YdeI family protein gives MSFNVKQSSNPKVDGFLDSAGRWSEELTLLRRMALDCELVEELKWGKPCYTSQQNNIVILQGFKDFCALLFPKGALLKDPQSVLEKPGENTQSARRIPFANAQDIADMEAVIKAYIHEAVEVENAGLKVDFKTTEAFNIPEELQEKLDEIPAFRDAFNALTPGRQRGYLLHFSAPKQSKTRASRVARHMQQIMDGKGLNDR, from the coding sequence ATGAGCTTTAACGTTAAGCAAAGCAGTAATCCCAAGGTTGATGGTTTTCTGGATAGCGCCGGGCGCTGGAGCGAAGAGTTGACTTTGCTGCGGCGCATGGCCCTCGACTGCGAGCTGGTGGAAGAGTTGAAATGGGGGAAACCCTGTTATACCTCTCAGCAAAACAACATCGTTATTCTGCAGGGATTCAAGGATTTCTGCGCCTTGCTGTTCCCCAAAGGGGCCTTACTGAAAGACCCCCAGTCCGTGCTGGAAAAACCGGGAGAAAACACTCAAAGCGCACGCCGGATTCCGTTTGCCAATGCCCAGGATATCGCCGATATGGAAGCCGTCATCAAGGCCTATATCCACGAAGCAGTGGAAGTGGAAAACGCTGGCCTGAAAGTGGATTTCAAGACCACCGAAGCGTTTAACATTCCCGAAGAACTGCAGGAAAAACTGGATGAAATCCCTGCCTTTAGAGACGCTTTTAATGCCCTGACGCCAGGACGGCAGCGAGGCTACCTCCTGCATTTCTCCGCGCCCAAACAATCCAAAACCCGCGCCTCGCGGGTGGCCAGGCACATGCAGCAGATTATGGACGGTAAAGGACTCAATGACCGTTAA